AAAGAGTTATTTAGGAAATACGGGTATCACAAGACAAGTGTAAACGAGATCGCGAAGAAAGCACGTATTGCGAAAGCTACCATATATAAGTATTTTGAAAGTAAAGAACAGGTTTTGGATGCCATTCTAATGGACTACCTGGATCTGAATTTACATGAAATCCTTAAAAATAAAGCTCAGTTTGCAAATGAAGAGGAACACCTGAAGGCATTGGTGATGAAGACCTGCAGACTGACTTACACCGTTTGTAATGAGTTTATAGGTTGGGATTTTGTAAGGGAGAATGCCAATTCTCAGGAATTTTTAAAGCACCTTTCAGATCAGTTGGAA
This region of Pedobacter steynii genomic DNA includes:
- a CDS encoding TetR/AcrR family transcriptional regulator — encoded protein: MEPEKIKESIIRAAKELFRKYGYHKTSVNEIAKKARIAKATIYKYFESKEQVLDAILMDYLDLNLHEILKNKAQFANEEEHLKALVMKTCRLTYTVCNEFIGWDFVRENANSQEFLKHLSDQLESLLLSAYLELDHFKNNPSRKEGLAFLLKASKSIVFSFAFTSVSDADVRKNFVSFQKELLPFLVKAAL